In Musa acuminata AAA Group cultivar baxijiao chromosome BXJ2-10, Cavendish_Baxijiao_AAA, whole genome shotgun sequence, a genomic segment contains:
- the LOC135625388 gene encoding homeobox-leucine zipper protein HAT5-like isoform X1, whose protein sequence is MVGKRHHGSSNMAVLLQSQGMYKEFSGPLFAPGTPSGGSLGSWSLADLKDGHGNSLERPLFRPVELDEIGDDDSGEYPHQPDKKRRLTTCQVQFLEKSFELENKLEPERKLQIAKVLGLKPRQIAVWFQNRRARWKTKQIEKDYESLKSSYDALKMDHDSLVKEKEDLKAEVLSLTKRLLKEENGSLESFEPKRLPDNLQNLDSTLAFEVKKLHGQTMLCKQEDISSANSAILDSESPHHAHEGDCSMLMELNSYSNAFRLHHSDHSQIGDVDDVKHCNFLSPEDTSCGSEFHVAEQVFWLWP, encoded by the exons ATGGTGGGGAAGAGGCATCATGGGAGCTCAAACATGGCGGTTTTGCTGCAGAGCCAGGGGATGTACAAAGAGTTCTCTGGGCCTCTGTTTGCTCCGGGAACGCCTTCAGGCGGCTCTCTTG GCTCATGGTCTCTTGCAGATCTCAAAGATGGTCATGGGAACAGCCTCGAGAGACCCTTGTTTAGGCCAGTCGAGTTGGATGAAATCGGCGATGATGACTCAGGTGAGTATCCTCATCAGCCAGACAAGAAGAGGCGGCTAACTACATGTCAAGTTCAATTCCTTGAGAAGAGCTTTGAGTTGGAAAACAAGCTTGAGCCTGAGAGGAAGCTTCAGATTGCAAAGGTTCTCGGACTAAAGCCCAGGCAGATTGCTGTGTGGTTTCAGAACCGCCGTGCAAGATGGAAGACGAAGCAGATAGAAAAGGATTATGAGTCCCTGAAATCAAGTTATGATGCTCTCAAGATGGATCATGATAGCCTTGTGAAGGAAAAGGAAGACCTAAAGGCTGAG GTTCTTTCTCTCACAAAAAGACTTCTGAAGGAGGAGAATGGCAGCTTGGAATCATTTGAGCCAAAAAGATTACCTGATAATTTGCAGAATTTAGATTCCACTTTGGCCTTTGAGGTGAAGAAATTGCATGGCCAGACCATGCTATGCAAGCAAGAAGACATTAGCTCTGCCAATAGCGCCATATTAGATTCAGAGAGCCCCCATCACGCTCATGAAGGTGATTGCTCCATGCTCATGGAGCTCAACAGTTACTCAAATGCTTTCAGACTCCATCATTCTGACCACTCACAGATTGGTGATGTTGACGATGTTAAACACTGCAACTTCTTGAGCCCCGAGGATACTTCATGTGGTTCCGAGTTCCATGTGGCAGAGCAAGTCTTCTGGCTTTGGCCTTAG
- the LOC135624199 gene encoding uncharacterized protein LOC135624199, which yields MEAITDQSVRPALVAGSSKLRYPLRSEARLKDGKPMIAEPVSSSASKRGRSSPAVSKSVSVLDLSGKEKCRKPSRRLSIPIKPAASPCPTIVGSITPISETRAKRSNVQANSDTPLLEVSKSISRRKFNVLSSVSYWLTQIKLSESSSRHSISLGFFKLALESGCEPIDRMREELISYIQRHSLVAEKEDSVKDLLQRYNIVEDTEKLKLSETSSKLPEEVTLRPDQERHGISSTSRIGNLTPKLLNVSTPVVVNSNRNDGIQKRLPSYTRRGLYNKIEANIAADKDDKSTSTQKKSQKPRTKPINGNEKIKRSLNNSPTEPGDKADILPTEEASLSHEDKENMDVHVSAEANSLEEIQVN from the exons aTGGAAGCCATCACCGATCAATCCGTCCGACCTG CTCTGGTGGCTGGATCGTCGAAGCTGCGGTACCCGCTGCGATCAGAGGCCAGACTGAAGGATGGGAAGCCGATGATCGCTGAACCTGTTTCCTCGTCTGCTTCCAAAAG AGGAAGATCTTCTCCTGCAGTTAGCAAGAGTGTAAGCGTTCTCGACCTCTCAGGAAAGGAGAAATGCAGAAAACCTTCACGAAGGCTCTCAATACCGATCAAACCTGCTGCCAGCCCCTGTCCTACCATTGTTGGAAGCATAACTCCAATTTCAGAAACCCGAGCAAAAAGATCAAATGTCCAAGCGAACAGTGATACTCCACTGTTGGAAGTGTCAAAGTCTATCAGCAGGCGGAAATTCAATGTGCTATCTTCTGTTTCTTACTGGTTAACACAGATCAAATTGTCAGAATCATCTTCAAGACATTCAATTTCACTTGGTTTCTTCAAGCTCGCACTGGAGTCTGGATGTGAG CCTATAGATCGAATGCGCGAGGAGCTTATATCATATATACAGAGGCACAGCCTTGTTGCTGAGAAAGAGGATTCCGTTAAGGACTTGCTCCAGAGATACAATATTGTGGAGGAtacagaaaagttaaaattatctgaAACCAGTTCTAAGTTGCCTGAAGAGGTGACCTTGAGACCAGATCAGGAGAGACACGGCATCTCATCTACATCAAGAATTGGCAATTTGACACCTAAGTTGTTGAACGTGAGCACTCCTGTAGTTGTTAACTCAAACAGGAATGACGGTATTCAGAAGAGACTACCATCCTATACAAGGAGAGGCTTATATAACAAGATTGAAGCAAATATTGCAGCCGATAAAGATGATAAGAGTACGAGTACTCAGAAGAAATCTCAGAAACCCAGGACAAAACCTATCAATGGAAATGAGAAGATAAAGAGATCTTTAAATAATTCTCCTACCGAACCAG GTGATAAAGCTGATATTTTGCCTACAGAGGAGGCATCATTATCACATGAAGACAAGGAGAATATG GACGTTCATGTAAGTGCAGAAGCCAACtctcttgaagaaattcaagtgaATTAA
- the LOC135625387 gene encoding probable LRR receptor-like serine/threonine-protein kinase At1g14390 isoform X1, whose protein sequence is MASLSLPRRNSSASLLLFLLLCFLSSDAQQLAPSQSRTLLRLQRLLEYPHALAGWSSATAFCSLPPSLSLSVACSGDRIVELVIVGDRPASPGGRNALSPAFSSDSLFTTLSRLASLTTISLVALGLWGPLPGKVDRFPSLKTLNLSSNYFYGAIPVEIMTMSSLQNLVLSGNSFNGSVPDLKSLTALVELNVGRNRLGPDFPSLSSNLVALVLKDNSFRGKIPASLASFHQLQKLDLSSNRLTGWIPPSLFSLRSIRYLDLSHNTFTGEIPSNVSCGEELRFIDITNNHLVGGLPSCMRSNTSTRVVLSSGNCLNAGDLRHQHSDAYCNDAAVAAVLPPASKISGSKSNVGVILGIAGGVVVGAALLSLLVFLAFRRARVEEPKVIALPKPVATKSLAQDSTRTPAEAVVILDKGHMYGAARTGTLGSIPYRVFSMLELQVATNGFDPSNLLEDSARGQFYKGSLQDGSLTTVRRLRLNQKFSPQSLPQYLDLISKLRHHHLASILGHCIFSSQDGSNTTTMVFLVSELVTNGTLRSHITEWRKREMLKWPQRLAAVTGVARGIQFLHTVTVPGIIGNDLNIENIMLDKTLTAKISNYNLPVLLKNKNSKGGYERPFVVADDRNLGSIHNLEQGEKEDIYQLGVILLEIITGKPTGSKNEVDSLISLIQKTLTDSPSDLKEIADPTIQGTYAVDSLRTAIEISLNCASRDPNQRPSIDDVLWNLQYSVQIQDGWASSENLSIQV, encoded by the exons ATGGCATCTTTATCACTTCCAAGGCGTAACTCCTCCGCCAgccttctcctctttctcctgCTATGCTTCCTTTCCTCAGACGCCCAACAGCTGGCCCCCTCCCAATCCAGGACGCTCCTCCGTCTCCAACGCCTCCTCGAGTACCCGCACGCCCTCGCCGGCTGGTCCAGCGCCACCGCCTTCTGCTCCCTGCCCCCTTCCCTCTCCCTTTCCGTCGCCTGCTCCGGCGACCGCATCGTCGAGCTCGTCATCGTCGGCGACCGCCCCGCCTCCCCTGGCGGCCGCAACGCCTTGTCCCCGGCCTTCTCCTCCGACTCCCTCTTCACCACCCTGTCGCGACTCGCGAGCCTGACCACCATCTCCCTCGTCGCCCTCGGCCTCTGGGGCCCGCTCCCCGGGAAGGTGGATCGCTTCCCCTCGCTCAAAACTCTCAACTTGAGCTCGAACTACTTTTACGGGGCGATCCCTGTGGAGATCATGACGATGTCAAGCCTCCAAAATCTCGTCTTGAGCGGCAACTCGTTCAACGGATCGGTTCCTGACCTCAAATCCTTAACTGCTCTCGTCGAATTGAACGTGGGCAGGAATCGCCTCGGTCCCGACTTCCCGTCCCTGAGCAGTAATCTTGTCGCTCTAGTTCTAAAAGACAACAGCTTTCGTGGAAAGATCCCAGCGAGTCTTGCATCCTTCCACCAGCTTCAGAAGTTGGACTTGTCTTCCAATCGCCTTACTGGGTGGATTCCCCCATCTCTGTTTTCTCTACGATCGATACGTTACTTGGACTTGTCCCATAACACGTTCACCGGAGAAATTCCATCCAATGTTTCATGCGGCGAGGAGCTCAGATTCATCGATATAACGAACAACCATTTGGTCGGAGGATTGCCTTCGTGCATGCGATCTAATACTTCGACCAGAGTGGTGCTGAGCTCAGGGAACTGCTTGAATGCAGGGGATCTGAGGCACCAGCATTCCGATGCTTATTGCAATGACGCAGCAGTAGCCGCAGTTTTGCCTCCGGCGAGCAAGATCAGTGGCTCCAAGAGCAATGTAGGTGTTATACTGGGCATCGCTGGGGGTGTTGTCGTCGGGGCAGCCTTGCTGTCGTTACTGGTCTTCTTGGCCTTCAGGAGAGCAAGAGTAGAGGAGCCGAAAGTCATTGCCTTACCCAAACCAGTGGCCACAAAATCTCTAGCTCAAGACAGTACAAGAACACCAGCTGAAGCAG TTGTAATCCTCGATAAAGGGCACATGTATGGGGCAGCGAGGACAGGAACTCTTGGGTCAATACCATACAGAGTTTTCAGCATGTTGGAGCTGCAAGTGGCAACCAATGGATTTGATCCATCAAACTTGTTAGAGGACAGTGCGCGAGGGCAG TTTTATAAAGGTTCGCTCCAAGACGGCTCTCTGACGACAGTCCGACGCTTGAGATTGAATCAAAAGTTTTCACCTCAGAGCCTACCTCAGTACCtggatctcatctcaaagctcagGCACCATCACTTGGCCAGCATACTTGGCCATTGCATTTTTAGTAGCCAGGATGGTAGTAACACTACCACCATGGTATTTCTTGTTTCTGAACTTGTCACTAATGGAACTCTAAGGAGTCATATTACTG AGTGGCGAAAGCGCGAGATGTTGAAGTGGCCACAAAGATTAGCAGCTGTTACTGGCGTTGCAAGGGGAATCCAGTTCCTGCATACTGTGACAGTTCCTGGTATCATCGGAAATGATCTGAACATAGAGAACATAATGTTGGACAAAACTCTGACAGCAAAGATAAGCAATTACAATCTTCCTGTGTTGCTGAAAAATAAAAACAGTAAG GGTGGTTATGAAAGGCCCTTTGTCGTGGCAGATGATAGAAATCTTGGCAG TATTCACAATTTGGAACAGGGTGAGAAAGAAGATATTTATCAGCTTGGGGTCATCCTTCTGGAAATTATCACAGGAAAACCCACTGGATCCAAAAATGAGGTGGATTCTCTTATATCTCTG ATTCAAAAGACATTGACAGATAGCCCATCAGACCTGAAGGAAATTGCAGACCCCACCATTCAAGGCACTTACGCTGTCGATTCCTTAAGAACAGCAATCGAAATATCCCTGAATTGTGCATCCAGAGATCCCAACCAGCGCCCTTCGATCGATGATGTTCTCTGGAATCTACAGTATTCGGTGCAGATCCAGGATGGCTGGGCCAGCAGCGAAAATCTAAGCATCCAAGTCTAG
- the LOC135625387 gene encoding probable LRR receptor-like serine/threonine-protein kinase At1g14390 isoform X2 — MASLSLPRRNSSASLLLFLLLCFLSSDAQQLAPSQSRTLLRLQRLLEYPHALAGWSSATAFCSLPPSLSLSVACSGDRIVELVIVGDRPASPGGRNALSPAFSSDSLFTTLSRLASLTTISLVALGLWGPLPGKVDRFPSLKTLNLSSNYFYGAIPVEIMTMSSLQNLVLSGNSFNGSVPDLKSLTALVELNVGRNRLGPDFPSLSSNLVALVLKDNSFRGKIPASLASFHQLQKLDLSSNRLTGWIPPSLFSLRSIRYLDLSHNTFTGEIPSNVSCGEELRFIDITNNHLVGGLPSCMRSNTSTRVVLSSGNCLNAGDLRHQHSDAYCNDAAVAAVLPPASKISGSKSNVGVILGIAGGVVVGAALLSLLVFLAFRRARVEEPKVIALPKPVATKSLAQDSTRTPAEAGHMYGAARTGTLGSIPYRVFSMLELQVATNGFDPSNLLEDSARGQFYKGSLQDGSLTTVRRLRLNQKFSPQSLPQYLDLISKLRHHHLASILGHCIFSSQDGSNTTTMVFLVSELVTNGTLRSHITEWRKREMLKWPQRLAAVTGVARGIQFLHTVTVPGIIGNDLNIENIMLDKTLTAKISNYNLPVLLKNKNSKGGYERPFVVADDRNLGSIHNLEQGEKEDIYQLGVILLEIITGKPTGSKNEVDSLISLIQKTLTDSPSDLKEIADPTIQGTYAVDSLRTAIEISLNCASRDPNQRPSIDDVLWNLQYSVQIQDGWASSENLSIQV; from the exons ATGGCATCTTTATCACTTCCAAGGCGTAACTCCTCCGCCAgccttctcctctttctcctgCTATGCTTCCTTTCCTCAGACGCCCAACAGCTGGCCCCCTCCCAATCCAGGACGCTCCTCCGTCTCCAACGCCTCCTCGAGTACCCGCACGCCCTCGCCGGCTGGTCCAGCGCCACCGCCTTCTGCTCCCTGCCCCCTTCCCTCTCCCTTTCCGTCGCCTGCTCCGGCGACCGCATCGTCGAGCTCGTCATCGTCGGCGACCGCCCCGCCTCCCCTGGCGGCCGCAACGCCTTGTCCCCGGCCTTCTCCTCCGACTCCCTCTTCACCACCCTGTCGCGACTCGCGAGCCTGACCACCATCTCCCTCGTCGCCCTCGGCCTCTGGGGCCCGCTCCCCGGGAAGGTGGATCGCTTCCCCTCGCTCAAAACTCTCAACTTGAGCTCGAACTACTTTTACGGGGCGATCCCTGTGGAGATCATGACGATGTCAAGCCTCCAAAATCTCGTCTTGAGCGGCAACTCGTTCAACGGATCGGTTCCTGACCTCAAATCCTTAACTGCTCTCGTCGAATTGAACGTGGGCAGGAATCGCCTCGGTCCCGACTTCCCGTCCCTGAGCAGTAATCTTGTCGCTCTAGTTCTAAAAGACAACAGCTTTCGTGGAAAGATCCCAGCGAGTCTTGCATCCTTCCACCAGCTTCAGAAGTTGGACTTGTCTTCCAATCGCCTTACTGGGTGGATTCCCCCATCTCTGTTTTCTCTACGATCGATACGTTACTTGGACTTGTCCCATAACACGTTCACCGGAGAAATTCCATCCAATGTTTCATGCGGCGAGGAGCTCAGATTCATCGATATAACGAACAACCATTTGGTCGGAGGATTGCCTTCGTGCATGCGATCTAATACTTCGACCAGAGTGGTGCTGAGCTCAGGGAACTGCTTGAATGCAGGGGATCTGAGGCACCAGCATTCCGATGCTTATTGCAATGACGCAGCAGTAGCCGCAGTTTTGCCTCCGGCGAGCAAGATCAGTGGCTCCAAGAGCAATGTAGGTGTTATACTGGGCATCGCTGGGGGTGTTGTCGTCGGGGCAGCCTTGCTGTCGTTACTGGTCTTCTTGGCCTTCAGGAGAGCAAGAGTAGAGGAGCCGAAAGTCATTGCCTTACCCAAACCAGTGGCCACAAAATCTCTAGCTCAAGACAGTACAAGAACACCAGCTGAAGCAG GGCACATGTATGGGGCAGCGAGGACAGGAACTCTTGGGTCAATACCATACAGAGTTTTCAGCATGTTGGAGCTGCAAGTGGCAACCAATGGATTTGATCCATCAAACTTGTTAGAGGACAGTGCGCGAGGGCAG TTTTATAAAGGTTCGCTCCAAGACGGCTCTCTGACGACAGTCCGACGCTTGAGATTGAATCAAAAGTTTTCACCTCAGAGCCTACCTCAGTACCtggatctcatctcaaagctcagGCACCATCACTTGGCCAGCATACTTGGCCATTGCATTTTTAGTAGCCAGGATGGTAGTAACACTACCACCATGGTATTTCTTGTTTCTGAACTTGTCACTAATGGAACTCTAAGGAGTCATATTACTG AGTGGCGAAAGCGCGAGATGTTGAAGTGGCCACAAAGATTAGCAGCTGTTACTGGCGTTGCAAGGGGAATCCAGTTCCTGCATACTGTGACAGTTCCTGGTATCATCGGAAATGATCTGAACATAGAGAACATAATGTTGGACAAAACTCTGACAGCAAAGATAAGCAATTACAATCTTCCTGTGTTGCTGAAAAATAAAAACAGTAAG GGTGGTTATGAAAGGCCCTTTGTCGTGGCAGATGATAGAAATCTTGGCAG TATTCACAATTTGGAACAGGGTGAGAAAGAAGATATTTATCAGCTTGGGGTCATCCTTCTGGAAATTATCACAGGAAAACCCACTGGATCCAAAAATGAGGTGGATTCTCTTATATCTCTG ATTCAAAAGACATTGACAGATAGCCCATCAGACCTGAAGGAAATTGCAGACCCCACCATTCAAGGCACTTACGCTGTCGATTCCTTAAGAACAGCAATCGAAATATCCCTGAATTGTGCATCCAGAGATCCCAACCAGCGCCCTTCGATCGATGATGTTCTCTGGAATCTACAGTATTCGGTGCAGATCCAGGATGGCTGGGCCAGCAGCGAAAATCTAAGCATCCAAGTCTAG
- the LOC135625388 gene encoding homeobox-leucine zipper protein HAT5-like isoform X2, with amino-acid sequence MVGKRHHGSSNMAVLLQSQGMYKEFSGPLFAPGTPSGGSLDLKDGHGNSLERPLFRPVELDEIGDDDSGEYPHQPDKKRRLTTCQVQFLEKSFELENKLEPERKLQIAKVLGLKPRQIAVWFQNRRARWKTKQIEKDYESLKSSYDALKMDHDSLVKEKEDLKAEVLSLTKRLLKEENGSLESFEPKRLPDNLQNLDSTLAFEVKKLHGQTMLCKQEDISSANSAILDSESPHHAHEGDCSMLMELNSYSNAFRLHHSDHSQIGDVDDVKHCNFLSPEDTSCGSEFHVAEQVFWLWP; translated from the exons ATGGTGGGGAAGAGGCATCATGGGAGCTCAAACATGGCGGTTTTGCTGCAGAGCCAGGGGATGTACAAAGAGTTCTCTGGGCCTCTGTTTGCTCCGGGAACGCCTTCAGGCGGCTCTCTTG ATCTCAAAGATGGTCATGGGAACAGCCTCGAGAGACCCTTGTTTAGGCCAGTCGAGTTGGATGAAATCGGCGATGATGACTCAGGTGAGTATCCTCATCAGCCAGACAAGAAGAGGCGGCTAACTACATGTCAAGTTCAATTCCTTGAGAAGAGCTTTGAGTTGGAAAACAAGCTTGAGCCTGAGAGGAAGCTTCAGATTGCAAAGGTTCTCGGACTAAAGCCCAGGCAGATTGCTGTGTGGTTTCAGAACCGCCGTGCAAGATGGAAGACGAAGCAGATAGAAAAGGATTATGAGTCCCTGAAATCAAGTTATGATGCTCTCAAGATGGATCATGATAGCCTTGTGAAGGAAAAGGAAGACCTAAAGGCTGAG GTTCTTTCTCTCACAAAAAGACTTCTGAAGGAGGAGAATGGCAGCTTGGAATCATTTGAGCCAAAAAGATTACCTGATAATTTGCAGAATTTAGATTCCACTTTGGCCTTTGAGGTGAAGAAATTGCATGGCCAGACCATGCTATGCAAGCAAGAAGACATTAGCTCTGCCAATAGCGCCATATTAGATTCAGAGAGCCCCCATCACGCTCATGAAGGTGATTGCTCCATGCTCATGGAGCTCAACAGTTACTCAAATGCTTTCAGACTCCATCATTCTGACCACTCACAGATTGGTGATGTTGACGATGTTAAACACTGCAACTTCTTGAGCCCCGAGGATACTTCATGTGGTTCCGAGTTCCATGTGGCAGAGCAAGTCTTCTGGCTTTGGCCTTAG